In one Planifilum fulgidum genomic region, the following are encoded:
- the spoIIGA gene encoding sigma-E processing peptidase SpoIIGA — translation MVIYADMVFLFNLCVDGLILWMTSAIRRRPAKWWRILLASALGAGYSVLLLWPVFSVAFVLPLKVLVSAIMVWTAFGFSSPVAFLRSIVVFYLVSFVMGGAMFALHYFVTGSGQVEGGVFFTQFTGWGSPVSWLFVLVAFPLVWLYTRHAFRSLQERQAVHQFLVPLSIELGGKSLECTGLIDTGNQLRDPLTRTPVIMVELEAVAPCLPDELVTYAQNGDWSSEWPSLPQEWMTRIRLIPFRGAGSRGGMMIALKPDRIMICTGGGWHEVERALLGLDSGRLSSDGSYHAIIHPACLPAVG, via the coding sequence ATGGTCATCTACGCGGACATGGTCTTCCTTTTCAACCTCTGCGTCGACGGGTTGATATTGTGGATGACCTCGGCCATCCGCCGCCGGCCGGCGAAATGGTGGCGGATTCTGCTGGCGTCCGCCCTCGGGGCGGGATATTCGGTCCTGCTCCTGTGGCCGGTCTTTTCCGTCGCCTTTGTCCTTCCCCTGAAGGTGCTCGTTTCGGCGATCATGGTGTGGACCGCCTTCGGTTTTTCCTCTCCCGTCGCCTTTTTGCGCAGCATCGTGGTGTTTTACCTGGTTTCCTTCGTGATGGGAGGGGCCATGTTCGCCCTGCATTACTTCGTCACCGGAAGCGGACAGGTGGAGGGAGGGGTGTTTTTCACCCAATTCACGGGATGGGGCTCTCCCGTTTCCTGGCTGTTCGTGTTGGTCGCCTTTCCGCTCGTGTGGCTCTACACGCGCCACGCGTTCCGTTCCCTCCAGGAACGGCAGGCCGTTCATCAATTCCTGGTGCCGCTCTCCATCGAACTGGGGGGAAAAAGCCTGGAATGCACCGGCTTGATCGATACGGGCAACCAACTTCGGGACCCCCTGACGCGGACGCCCGTCATCATGGTGGAACTGGAAGCTGTCGCCCCGTGTCTTCCCGACGAGCTGGTGACTTACGCGCAAAACGGGGATTGGTCCTCCGAGTGGCCTTCCCTCCCGCAGGAGTGGATGACCCGGATTCGGCTCATCCCCTTCCGGGGGGCCGGAAGCCGCGGGGGGATGATGATCGCCCTGAAGCCCGATCGCATCATGATCTGCACCGGCGGCGGGTGGCACGAGGTGGAGCGGGCCCTGCTCGGTCTGGACAGCGGTCGCCTTTCCTCGGACGGCAGTTATCATGCGATCATACATCCCGCCTGCCTGCCGGCGGTCGGGTAG
- the sigE gene encoding RNA polymerase sporulation sigma factor SigE, translating to MLVRWKLAIQLFWYRLLIFLGFRGEEIYYIGGSEALPPPLTREEEEILLEKLPSGDAAVRGMLIERNLRLVVYIARKFENTGINIEDLVSIGTIGLIKAVNTFDPGKKIKLATYASRCIENEILMFLRRNSKVRAEVSFDEPLNTDWDGNELLLSDVLGTDDDIIYRNIEEEVDRTILRDALNKLSDREREIMELRFGLNGSEEKTQKDVADLLGISQSYISRLEKRIIKRLRKEFNKMV from the coding sequence ATGCTCGTCAGGTGGAAATTGGCCATCCAACTGTTCTGGTACAGGCTGCTGATCTTTTTGGGATTCAGGGGGGAAGAGATCTATTACATCGGAGGCAGCGAAGCGCTTCCCCCGCCGCTGACCCGGGAGGAAGAGGAAATTTTGCTGGAGAAGCTCCCCAGCGGAGACGCCGCCGTCCGGGGGATGCTGATCGAGCGCAACCTTCGGCTGGTTGTCTATATCGCTCGGAAGTTTGAAAACACCGGGATCAACATCGAAGATCTGGTTTCCATCGGAACCATCGGCTTGATCAAAGCGGTCAACACCTTTGATCCCGGCAAAAAGATCAAGCTTGCCACCTACGCTTCCCGCTGCATCGAGAACGAAATCCTGATGTTTCTCCGGCGCAACAGCAAGGTGCGCGCCGAAGTCTCCTTCGACGAACCCCTCAACACCGACTGGGACGGCAACGAGCTGCTTCTCTCGGATGTCTTGGGGACGGATGACGACATCATCTACCGGAACATCGAAGAAGAAGTGGACCGCACCATTCTCCGGGATGCCCTCAACAAATTGTCGGACAGGGAAAGGGAAATCATGGAACTTCGCTTCGGACTGAACGGGAGCGAGGAGAAGACCCAGAAGGATGTGGCCGATCTCCTGGGCATTTCCCAATCGTACATTTCCAGGTTGGAAAAGAGAATTATAAAGCGGCTTCGCAAGGAATTTAACAAAATGGTGTAA
- the sigG gene encoding RNA polymerase sporulation sigma factor SigG codes for MARNKVEISGVDTSKLPVLTNEEMRELFRAYQAGDRSAREKLVNGNLRLVLSVIQRFNNRGESANDLFQVGCIGLMKAIDNFDLGQNVKFSTYAVPMIIGEIRRYLRDNNPIRVSRSLRDIAYKALQVRDSLTNRFSREPTIMEIAEEMGISKEEVVFALDAIQDPVSLFEPIYQDGGDPIYVMDQLSDDRQKDIYWVEKIALREAMNKLNDREKAILSMRFFEGKTQMEVAEEIGISQAQVSRLEKAAIQQMQKYI; via the coding sequence ATGGCGCGAAACAAAGTTGAAATCAGCGGAGTGGATACATCCAAGCTGCCGGTTTTGACCAATGAAGAGATGCGGGAATTGTTCCGGGCATACCAGGCCGGGGATCGGTCAGCCAGGGAAAAATTGGTGAACGGCAACCTCCGGTTGGTCCTCAGCGTGATCCAGCGCTTCAACAACCGGGGCGAAAGCGCCAACGATCTGTTTCAGGTGGGTTGCATCGGTCTGATGAAAGCGATCGACAACTTTGATCTGGGTCAGAACGTGAAATTCTCCACCTATGCCGTTCCGATGATCATCGGGGAGATACGCCGCTATCTCCGCGACAACAACCCGATCCGCGTCTCCCGATCGCTGCGGGATATCGCCTACAAGGCCCTGCAGGTTCGGGATTCGCTCACGAACCGGTTTTCCCGCGAGCCCACCATCATGGAAATCGCGGAAGAGATGGGGATCTCCAAGGAAGAGGTGGTGTTTGCCCTGGACGCCATCCAGGATCCCGTTTCCCTGTTTGAACCCATTTACCAGGACGGGGGCGATCCGATCTACGTGATGGATCAGTTGAGCGATGACCGGCAGAAGGACATTTACTGGGTGGAAAAGATTGCTCTCCGGGAAGCGATGAACAAATTGAACGACCGGGAAAAGGCGATTTTATCCATGCGATTTTTCGAGGGAAAAACGCAGATGGAGGTGGCGGAGGAGATCGGCATTTCCCAGGCTCAGGTCTCCCGTTTGGAAAAGGCGGCCATTCAGCAAATGCAGAAATATATCTGA
- a CDS encoding YlmC/YmxH family sporulation protein, translating into MIKISELQSKDVISITDGRKLGQIHDLELDLREGQITALVVPGESRFFGWMSGGKEWVIPWNQIVKIGADVILVRLDSHTLEDEPSPKPYLSRPSDNYRPT; encoded by the coding sequence ATGATCAAGATTTCCGAATTGCAATCCAAAGACGTGATCAGCATCACGGACGGCCGAAAGCTGGGGCAAATTCACGATTTGGAGCTGGATCTCAGGGAAGGTCAAATCACGGCGTTGGTGGTTCCGGGAGAATCCCGGTTTTTCGGATGGATGTCCGGGGGGAAAGAGTGGGTGATCCCCTGGAATCAGATCGTCAAAATTGGGGCGGATGTGATCCTGGTCCGCCTGGATTCCCATACTCTGGAAGATGAACCGTCGCCGAAGCCCTATTTAAGCCGCCCATCCGACAATTATCGACCGACTTGA